In Oncorhynchus clarkii lewisi isolate Uvic-CL-2024 chromosome 2, UVic_Ocla_1.0, whole genome shotgun sequence, one DNA window encodes the following:
- the LOC139379700 gene encoding zinc finger protein 37 homolog: MSKIEYLRVFLNQKLTSAAEEIFGVVEETIAEYQEEVSHTKEENRRLRSMLDIRSKPQIKLHRRADPQQLTVTVSDEQQEWSPSLGQKDPEPTRMKDEQGEPRTSQEDDNHFNEFINSYGCVSSDYYQDPTQPSHGERYSLPSTSTEQIKTEPCVEDYGVSEPFREPQPFSAVDTECSAAQSENRGHIDRIECGGPLSGLMLKPLKSKRTKTVKGQSSHSVKDRKLNHLKSHSRPSVSWDAAPSCKVCGKQFDSMASLLNHVQTHTQDKEHLCGVCGKFCQSTESMIDHLQTHIGAKCCHICGKYFAWDTFLKRHLRSHTGEKPFHCHDCGKGFTQRGHLNLHMRSHTGEKPHQCQDCGKCFSQNTSLIVHMRTHTGEKPYMCPVCRKCFNTSSMLKKHHTAHKHIGVLNVANATMDTDHTEPHEEGLQRGEHMTVPCVGGENQTAD, encoded by the exons atgtctaaaattgAGTACTTGAGAGTGTTTCTCAACCAGAAATTAACATCGGCAGCTGAAGAGATATTTGGTGTCGTTGAAGAAACGATAGCAGAGTACCAGGAAGAGGTTTCTCACACAAAGGAGGAGAACAGGCGTCTACGGAGCATGCTGGATATTCGTTCTAAGCCACAGATCAAGTTACACAGACGAGCAG ACCCCCAGCAGCTCACTGTCACCGTGTCTGATGAGCAGCAGGAGTGGAGCCCCAGTCTGGGGCAGAAGGACCCAGAACCCACACGGATGAAAGATGAACAGGGTGAACCAAGGACCAGTCAGGAGGATGATAATCATTTCAATGAGTTTATCAATTCTTACGGCTGTGTATCAAGTGACTATTATCAGGACCCAACTCAGCCCTCACATGGAGAGAGATACTCTCTACCCAGCACCTCAACTGAACAGATCAAAACAGAACCTTGTGTAGAAGACTATGGTGTATCAGAACCATTCAGAGAGCCCCAGCCCTTCTCTGCAGTAGATACTGAGTGTTCTGCAGCtcagagtgaaaacagaggacaTATTGACAGGATAGAGTGTGGAGGACCTCTGTCAGGTCTAATGTTAAAGCCTCTCAAATCAAAGAGAACAAAGACAGTGAAAGGACAAAGTTCTCATAGTGTTAAGGACAGGAAATTGAACCATCTAAAATCACACTCGAGACCCAGTGTAAGCTGGGATGCTGCTCCTAGTTGTAAGGTATGTGGAAAGCAATTTGACTCCATGGCGTCTTTATTAAATCATGTGCAAACGCACACACAGGATAAAGAACAtctttgtggtgtgtgtggaaaATTCTGTCAGTCCACAGAAAGTATGATAGATCACCTACAAACTCACATCGGAGCAAAGTGTTGTCATATTTGTGGTAAATATTTTGCTTGGGATACTTTCCTGAAAAGGCATTTGAGGAgtcatacaggggagaagccgtTTCACTGTCATGATTGTGGCAAAGGATTTACTCAGCGTGGACACCTAAACTTACATATGAGGagccacacaggggagaaaccacaTCAATGCCAGGATTGTGGCAAATGTTTCAGCCAGAATACATCTCTGATAGTGCACATGAGgactcacacaggggagaagccatacaTGTGTCCTGTATGTAGAAAATGCTTTAACACATCAAGTATGTTAAAGAAGCATCACACAGCTCACAAACATATAGGTGTCTTGAACGTGGCCAATGCCACAATGGATACAGACCATACGGAGCCACATGAAGAGGGTTTACAAAGAGGAGAACACATGACTGTTCCCTGTGTGGGGGGAGAGAATCAGACTGCAGACTGA